A genomic stretch from Mya arenaria isolate MELC-2E11 chromosome 10, ASM2691426v1 includes:
- the LOC128204232 gene encoding uncharacterized protein LOC128204232 produces the protein MKPVKDMSFLDLGCNIGAFTIPIAKLGRRVIAFDANKENLKMLATSLHLGGLDQNVTLIWNGISNETKYVHLVPSTNNVGGTKIEQSDMQSPIDNENNIITIKLDDMLTQLGSGPFFMKMDIESHEAMALRGAVAFFNEIDVRYIMMEWMHYKDTEDKSEGSFITDFLFKNSFIPCRISDSKELVMEDAYSSWPTDILWIKKSL, from the coding sequence ATGAAACCGGTGAAGGACATGTCATTTCTTGATCTCGGTTGCAACATCGGTGCATTTACCATTCCAATAGCCAAGCTTGGGCGACGGGTTATAGCATTTGATGCCAACAAGGAGAACCTTAAGATGCTGGCAACGTCACTGCATCTTGGTGGGCTGGATCAAAATGTAACACTTATATGGAACGGTATATCGAATGAAACGAAATATGTGCATCTTGTCCCATCCACAAACAATGTTGGTGGTACAAAGATAGAACAATCGGATATGCAAAGCCCTAtagacaatgaaaataatatcataacaaTAAAACTAGATGACATGCTAACACAACTTGGTTCTGGtccatttttcatgaaaatggaCATCGAGAGTCATGAAGCAATGGCACTTCGGGGCGCTGTGGCATTCTTCAACGAAATTGACGTACGCTATATAATGATGGAATGGATGCACTATAAAGACACGGAAGATAAAAGTGAGGGCTCGTTCATAACTGACTTCCTTTTCAAGAATTCATTCATCCCGTGTCGAATATCTGACTCAAAAGAACTAGTGATGGAAGATGCATACTCATCATGGCCAACTGACATTTTATGGATAAAGAAATCATTATAG